In the genome of Phycisphaerae bacterium RAS1, one region contains:
- the vgb_2 gene encoding Virginiamycin B lyase codes for MRRGVLLGLVLVVGLALAHVTAASAAAEQLLVCNFFSDTVSRFDLATGQYLGTLQTGVGLDGPLAARLGPDGLLYVASEGSHSIQRYDPGSGAYIDDFVASGSGGLLQPTGMTWGPDGHLYVPSFGLHSVLKYDGQTGAPLGEFVAPFSGQLSGPDNGTTFGPDGHLWVPSYNSNRICRYDGQSGAFLNSFAVGRPRVMEFRDGVVYVTSESLDAVRRFNATTFASQGFFVASGAGGLDTPVGMVFAPDGVLYVTSATNDNILKYDGQTGAFLGEFAAAGVSGDGPVFLTVIPEPGTMALLVIAAAAWRRR; via the coding sequence ATGCGACGCGGAGTTCTTCTGGGCTTGGTTCTCGTGGTCGGTCTTGCGCTGGCGCACGTGACGGCCGCCAGCGCGGCGGCCGAGCAACTGCTGGTGTGCAATTTCTTTTCCGACACGGTTTCACGGTTTGACCTGGCGACCGGGCAGTACCTGGGCACGCTGCAAACCGGCGTCGGGCTGGACGGACCGCTGGCCGCGCGGCTGGGGCCGGACGGACTGCTCTACGTCGCCAGCGAAGGCAGCCACAGCATTCAGCGCTACGACCCCGGCAGCGGCGCTTACATCGACGATTTCGTTGCGTCGGGCAGCGGCGGACTGCTCCAGCCGACCGGCATGACCTGGGGCCCGGACGGGCACCTGTATGTGCCCAGCTTCGGGTTGCACTCGGTGCTGAAATACGACGGCCAGACGGGGGCGCCGCTGGGCGAGTTCGTCGCGCCTTTCAGCGGCCAGCTCAGCGGGCCGGACAACGGCACGACGTTCGGCCCGGACGGTCATCTGTGGGTGCCGAGCTACAACAGCAACCGCATCTGCCGCTACGACGGTCAGTCGGGCGCGTTCCTGAATTCGTTTGCAGTCGGCCGGCCGCGGGTGATGGAGTTTCGCGACGGCGTGGTGTACGTGACCAGCGAATCGCTGGACGCCGTTCGCCGGTTCAACGCGACCACGTTCGCTTCGCAGGGCTTTTTCGTAGCGTCGGGCGCGGGGGGGCTGGACACGCCGGTCGGAATGGTCTTCGCGCCGGATGGCGTTCTCTACGTCACGTCTGCGACGAATGACAACATCCTTAAGTATGACGGGCAGACGGGCGCCTTTCTGGGAGAATTCGCAGCGGCGGGCGTATCGGGGGACGGGCCGGTATTTCTGACAGTGATTCCGGAACCGGGGACGATGGCGCTGCTGGTGATCGCAGCGGCGGCATGGCGGCGGCGGTGA
- the luxQ gene encoding Autoinducer 2 sensor kinase/phosphatase LuxQ: MDYRSARGKARTGVQRTMQPMRSYALFHRRNFAYAIILTVVVLLCVGIRVTRASDIQSATAAYFSVGVLAVAACIGVRLAQRHSGALRRMNTELEQRVRERTAELEVESRRLKEANGALESRQQELVSLNERLEQAAQRAQEALRELAAYKFALDKHSIVTTTDLEGRITYANDKFCEVSKYSREELIGQTHRLINSGQHPQAFWAEMWSTVLRGDVWRSEVCNRAKDGAIYWVDATAAGLRDESGKIHELIAVRTDITEQKRIEERLRQSEARFRLMADAAPMMIWETDERGACTYTSRSWHELVGRSAESQQGAGWTETIHPDDLPQLAESMRIAVRDRQPVDSECRVRRHDGAYRWILGRGVPRVTPEGVFLGHVGACVDVTDRKAAEEKLAAQEEQWRLLIEGTNIVAWEFDPERGVFTYVSPQAASLGYHLDDWLTDGFFGRMLHPQDRERVISDCAEATRADKDHRLQYRAVCADGRVIWVDDLVSVGRGADGQRKCRGILLDITVQKEAEEALVRAREAAHAASQSKSEFLANMSHEIRTPMTAILGFAELLLEDGDLAQAPERRLNALRTIQRNGEHLLGLINDILDISKVEAGKLAVERTRCSPCHVLAEVASLMHVRADERRIYFRIEPDGPLPESIQSDPLRLRQILINVVGNAIKFTEQGGVRLVTRLVNAPSPHIQFDVIDTGIGMTPEQAATLFQPFTQGDSSTARRFGGTGLGLTISRRLAEMLGGEIEIAATAPREGTTMRVTVEAGPLEGVVMLADPARAIHVDMEDPSAPAAATPGGEHPEPLKDLRILLAEDGPDNQRLISYMLSKAGASVDVAENGRAAVECVWKAVDQSAPYDIVLIDMQMPIMDGYEATRLLRAKGYRRPVVALTAHAMGGELEKCLAAGCDGYLTKPIKKANLIAGVLDHVPKRQERRTVAAGAACGAPD, from the coding sequence ATGGATTACCGGTCCGCCCGGGGAAAGGCCCGGACCGGCGTGCAGAGAACGATGCAGCCGATGCGCAGCTACGCCCTCTTTCACCGCAGGAACTTCGCCTACGCGATCATTCTGACCGTCGTTGTGCTCCTTTGTGTCGGCATACGCGTAACACGCGCGTCCGATATCCAGTCCGCCACGGCCGCCTATTTTTCGGTGGGGGTGCTGGCTGTTGCGGCGTGCATTGGTGTTCGCCTGGCGCAGCGGCACAGCGGCGCGCTGCGCCGAATGAACACTGAGCTTGAGCAGCGCGTACGTGAGCGGACCGCCGAGCTGGAAGTCGAATCGCGCAGGCTCAAGGAGGCGAACGGCGCGCTCGAATCGCGGCAGCAGGAGCTGGTGTCGCTCAACGAACGCCTCGAGCAGGCCGCACAGCGGGCGCAGGAAGCGCTGAGGGAGCTGGCGGCCTACAAGTTCGCGCTCGACAAGCACTCCATCGTGACGACCACGGACCTGGAGGGGCGGATCACGTACGCTAATGACAAGTTCTGCGAGGTCAGCAAGTACTCGCGCGAAGAGTTGATAGGTCAGACGCATCGCCTCATTAATTCGGGTCAGCATCCGCAGGCGTTCTGGGCCGAAATGTGGTCGACCGTTCTTCGCGGCGACGTATGGCGAAGCGAGGTATGCAACCGCGCCAAGGACGGCGCGATCTATTGGGTGGATGCCACGGCCGCCGGCCTGAGGGATGAGTCCGGAAAGATTCACGAGCTTATCGCCGTTCGAACGGACATCACCGAGCAGAAGCGGATCGAGGAACGACTGCGTCAGAGCGAGGCGCGCTTCCGTCTGATGGCCGACGCCGCGCCGATGATGATCTGGGAGACGGACGAGCGTGGTGCATGCACGTACACGAGCCGGTCCTGGCACGAATTAGTCGGGCGATCGGCCGAATCGCAGCAGGGCGCCGGCTGGACCGAGACCATTCATCCGGACGATCTCCCGCAGCTCGCGGAGTCCATGCGAATCGCCGTGCGTGATCGGCAACCGGTCGACTCCGAGTGCCGGGTCCGCCGGCACGACGGCGCGTATCGCTGGATTCTCGGCCGCGGCGTTCCGCGCGTGACGCCGGAGGGCGTATTCTTGGGGCACGTCGGCGCGTGCGTGGATGTCACCGATCGCAAGGCGGCCGAAGAGAAGCTGGCGGCGCAGGAAGAGCAGTGGCGGCTGCTGATTGAAGGGACCAACATCGTCGCGTGGGAGTTCGATCCGGAGCGCGGCGTTTTTACGTACGTGTCGCCGCAGGCGGCGAGCCTGGGCTACCACCTCGACGACTGGCTGACGGACGGGTTCTTCGGGCGCATGCTGCATCCGCAGGACCGCGAGCGGGTGATTTCCGACTGCGCCGAGGCGACTCGCGCCGACAAGGACCACCGCCTCCAGTACCGGGCGGTGTGCGCGGATGGGCGCGTGATCTGGGTGGACGACCTGGTGTCCGTGGGCCGCGGGGCGGATGGCCAGAGGAAATGCCGCGGGATTCTCCTCGATATCACGGTTCAGAAGGAAGCGGAGGAAGCGCTGGTGCGGGCGCGCGAGGCCGCCCACGCCGCGAGTCAGTCCAAGAGTGAGTTCCTCGCGAACATGAGCCACGAGATTCGCACGCCGATGACCGCCATCCTCGGGTTCGCGGAGCTGTTGCTTGAAGACGGGGACCTCGCGCAAGCGCCCGAGCGGCGGCTGAACGCGCTTCGCACGATTCAGCGGAACGGGGAGCACCTGCTGGGCCTGATCAACGACATTCTCGACATCTCCAAGGTCGAAGCGGGCAAGCTCGCCGTCGAGCGGACGAGGTGCTCGCCTTGCCACGTGCTGGCCGAGGTCGCGTCGCTCATGCACGTGCGCGCCGACGAGCGGAGAATTTACTTCCGCATCGAACCGGACGGGCCGCTGCCGGAGTCCATTCAGAGTGATCCGCTTCGATTGCGCCAGATTCTCATCAACGTCGTGGGCAACGCCATCAAGTTCACCGAGCAGGGCGGCGTCCGCCTGGTGACGCGCCTGGTGAACGCCCCTTCGCCGCACATCCAATTCGATGTGATCGACACGGGCATCGGCATGACGCCGGAGCAGGCCGCGACGCTCTTCCAGCCGTTCACGCAGGGGGATTCGAGCACGGCCCGCCGCTTCGGCGGCACCGGGTTGGGACTGACCATCAGCCGGCGGCTGGCCGAGATGCTGGGCGGCGAGATCGAAATCGCCGCGACGGCGCCGCGCGAAGGAACGACGATGCGCGTCACGGTTGAGGCAGGACCGCTCGAGGGCGTGGTCATGCTCGCGGATCCCGCCCGGGCGATCCATGTTGACATGGAGGACCCCTCCGCGCCGGCGGCGGCGACGCCGGGGGGCGAGCATCCCGAACCGCTCAAGGACCTGCGAATCCTCTTGGCTGAAGACGGGCCGGACAACCAGCGTCTGATTTCTTACATGCTGAGCAAAGCGGGCGCGTCCGTCGATGTCGCGGAGAACGGGCGCGCGGCGGTCGAGTGCGTGTGGAAGGCGGTCGATCAATCCGCTCCGTACGACATCGTTCTAATTGACATGCAAATGCCCATCATGGATGGCTACGAAGCCACCCGGCTCCTGCGGGCCAAGGGCTATCGCCGGCCGGTCGTCGCGCTCACGGCGCACGCGATGGGCGGGGAGTTGGAAAAGTGCCTGGCCGCGGGATGCGATGGCTATCTCACGAAGCCCATCAAGAAAGCGAACCTGATCGCCGGCGTCCTTGACCATGTTCCGAAGCGCCAAGAGAGACGGACTGTCGCCGCTGGAGCAGCATGCGGCGCGCCGGATTGA
- the msbA gene encoding Lipid A export ATP-binding/permease protein MsbA, translated as MGYLARHRGFMLIGLLAALGVSVFYTFSISSVAPLLKVIFAEHETLADWLDRSETQRRLSVVVAADIPDDPRGLLLEHVRPDSRSVKVLHDGDRITGIGGARMSSYQVMRFITEHESKDLEAVAIERADDARVELKLRLRSYHWWSSLARSAAAWLPQGRDPASRLNTLGIVMGGLILVSLLSGVCRFANEGMVGVAVQSAMHDLRTQLASHVMRLPIDWHSGQPPGDTLGRFATDIGKLEVGLTTLFGKVIREPMKAVGVFVLTLFIDWKLLLVALLGLPIGMVVIRVFGRAVKKAQKKASQSWGRLLDQLGEKLSGIRIVKAYNMQDAESRRFEGEGRQLTRAQSHIELVDAATNPALETLAVLGVAAFVMYGGSRVFAQDLEPHLFFAAVVCLGGLFDPVRKMGNVNNRLQQAEISAKRLFDLLDLPPEEISPRAAAAPPAGALRDAIEFENVSFAYPSNPHRSVLKNVSLRVEKGSVVALVGPNGSGKTTLVSLLLRFHPPSAGRVLIDGADIADMPLDWLRTQIGLVTQDSVIFSGTVRDNIAYGANGVSDEAIVQAARLAHVHEFVRDLVIETDHQTTTGYGARINSRTLSGGQRQRIAIARAILRDPPILILDEATSQIDSESERRIQEALEDVTAGRTTIVIAHRFSTIARADQIVVLNDGRVVTVGRHDELLQTCPFYVSLCQTQFALSV; from the coding sequence ATGGGGTACCTCGCGCGGCACCGCGGCTTCATGCTTATAGGACTGCTAGCCGCTCTTGGCGTGAGCGTCTTCTACACGTTCAGCATTTCGAGCGTCGCCCCGCTGCTCAAGGTGATCTTCGCGGAGCACGAGACGCTGGCCGACTGGCTGGATCGCAGCGAAACGCAGCGGCGGCTGAGCGTGGTGGTTGCGGCGGACATTCCGGATGATCCGCGCGGGCTGCTGCTCGAGCACGTCCGACCCGACTCGCGCAGCGTCAAGGTGCTGCACGACGGCGACCGCATCACCGGCATCGGCGGCGCGCGGATGAGCTCGTACCAGGTGATGCGTTTCATCACGGAGCACGAATCAAAGGACCTTGAAGCCGTCGCGATCGAGCGCGCCGACGACGCGCGGGTTGAATTGAAGCTGCGGCTGCGCTCCTATCACTGGTGGTCGAGCCTGGCGCGCTCGGCGGCGGCCTGGCTGCCGCAGGGGCGCGATCCCGCGTCGCGTCTGAATACGCTGGGCATCGTCATGGGCGGGCTGATCCTTGTCTCGCTGCTCTCGGGTGTGTGCCGCTTTGCCAATGAAGGGATGGTCGGGGTCGCGGTTCAGTCGGCGATGCACGACTTGCGGACGCAGCTCGCGTCGCACGTGATGCGCCTGCCGATCGACTGGCACAGCGGCCAGCCGCCGGGCGACACGCTGGGGCGCTTCGCGACCGACATCGGGAAGCTGGAAGTCGGGCTGACGACGCTCTTCGGCAAAGTGATTCGCGAGCCGATGAAGGCGGTGGGCGTGTTCGTGCTGACGCTGTTCATCGACTGGAAGCTGCTGCTCGTGGCGCTCCTGGGCCTGCCGATCGGCATGGTGGTCATTCGCGTGTTCGGGCGGGCCGTGAAAAAGGCCCAGAAGAAAGCGTCACAATCCTGGGGCCGGCTGCTGGATCAGCTCGGCGAGAAGCTGTCCGGCATTCGCATCGTGAAAGCGTACAACATGCAGGACGCGGAGAGCCGCCGCTTCGAAGGCGAAGGCCGCCAGCTCACGCGGGCGCAGAGCCATATCGAGCTGGTGGACGCGGCCACGAACCCGGCTCTGGAGACGCTTGCGGTGCTGGGCGTGGCCGCCTTCGTCATGTATGGCGGCAGCCGGGTTTTTGCGCAGGACCTCGAGCCGCACTTGTTTTTCGCCGCGGTCGTCTGTCTGGGCGGACTGTTCGACCCGGTTCGCAAGATGGGCAATGTGAACAATCGCCTTCAGCAGGCCGAGATTTCAGCGAAGCGGCTCTTCGACCTGCTGGATCTGCCGCCGGAGGAGATCAGTCCGCGCGCGGCCGCTGCGCCGCCGGCGGGCGCGTTGCGGGACGCGATTGAGTTCGAGAACGTCAGCTTCGCATACCCGTCGAATCCGCATCGGAGCGTGCTGAAGAACGTCAGCCTGCGGGTTGAGAAGGGCTCGGTGGTGGCGCTGGTCGGTCCGAACGGATCGGGCAAGACGACGCTGGTCTCGCTGCTGCTGCGCTTTCACCCGCCGTCCGCGGGCCGGGTGCTGATCGACGGCGCCGACATCGCCGACATGCCGCTGGACTGGCTGCGCACGCAGATCGGCCTGGTCACGCAGGATTCGGTGATCTTCTCCGGGACGGTCCGTGACAATATCGCGTACGGCGCCAACGGCGTCTCGGACGAGGCCATCGTCCAGGCGGCGCGGCTGGCGCACGTGCACGAATTCGTCCGCGACCTGGTGATCGAAACCGACCACCAGACCACCACCGGCTACGGCGCCCGCATCAACAGCCGCACGCTCTCCGGCGGCCAGCGGCAGCGGATCGCGATCGCGCGGGCGATCCTGCGTGACCCGCCGATCCTGATTCTGGATGAGGCGACGAGCCAGATTGACAGCGAATCGGAGCGGCGGATTCAGGAAGCGCTGGAGGACGTGACGGCGGGGCGGACGACGATCGTGATCGCCCATCGCTTCAGCACGATCGCGCGGGCGGACCAGATCGTGGTGCTGAATGACGGGCGCGTGGTGACCGTGGGGCGGCACGATGAACTGCTGCAGACCTGTCCATTCTATGTGAGCCTGTGCCAGACGCAGTTTGCGTTGAGCGTGTGA
- the arnB gene encoding UDP-4-amino-4-deoxy-L-arabinose--oxoglutarate aminotransferase, which translates to MDREISLSGPDISEAEIRAVVDVMRSPRLSLGPKVPEFEQAFCDRLGVKHAVACNSGTSGLHLVWKALGIVPGDEVITTPFSFIASSNSIMFDGGKPVFVDIDPHTWQIDPARIEAAITPRTRALLPVDVFGATPDMDAINALARKHNLRVIEDSCEALGTAYKGRPAGTLAEAGVFGFYPNKQITTGEGGMIVTSDDAIAARVRSYRNQGRDPDAGWLAHARLGYNFRLPDINCAVGVEQMRRLDEILARRTRVASWYLERLRDERRVTLQRVPADVKLSWFVMVVRLNDNYAQADRDRILRQLSERKIGVNNYFTPIHLQPFYQKDLGYKPGDFPLTEALSARTIALPFHNHLSEADVDHVVRVFRGLL; encoded by the coding sequence TTGGATCGCGAAATCAGCCTCTCCGGACCCGATATCAGCGAAGCCGAAATCCGCGCCGTCGTCGACGTGATGCGCTCTCCGCGCCTCTCCCTCGGTCCGAAGGTGCCCGAGTTCGAGCAGGCCTTCTGCGACCGCCTCGGCGTCAAACACGCCGTCGCCTGCAACAGCGGCACCTCCGGCCTGCACCTGGTCTGGAAGGCCCTCGGCATCGTCCCGGGCGACGAAGTCATTACCACGCCGTTCTCGTTCATCGCCTCCAGCAACAGCATCATGTTCGACGGCGGCAAGCCGGTCTTCGTCGACATCGATCCGCACACATGGCAGATCGACCCTGCCCGCATCGAAGCCGCCATCACGCCGCGGACGCGGGCGCTGCTCCCGGTCGACGTCTTCGGCGCCACGCCCGACATGGACGCGATCAACGCCCTCGCCCGCAAGCACAACCTGCGGGTCATCGAAGACAGTTGCGAAGCGCTCGGCACGGCCTACAAGGGCCGCCCCGCCGGCACGCTCGCCGAGGCCGGCGTCTTCGGCTTCTATCCGAATAAGCAGATCACCACCGGCGAAGGCGGCATGATCGTCACGAGCGACGACGCCATCGCCGCGCGCGTCCGCTCCTACCGCAACCAGGGTCGCGACCCCGACGCCGGGTGGCTGGCGCACGCGCGCCTCGGCTACAACTTCCGCCTGCCTGACATCAACTGCGCCGTCGGTGTCGAGCAGATGCGCCGCCTGGATGAGATTCTCGCCCGGCGCACCCGCGTCGCCTCCTGGTACCTCGAGCGACTTCGCGACGAACGCCGCGTCACGCTGCAACGCGTCCCCGCCGACGTGAAGCTGAGTTGGTTCGTCATGGTCGTCCGGCTGAATGACAACTACGCCCAGGCCGACCGCGACCGCATCCTGCGGCAGCTCTCCGAACGAAAGATCGGCGTCAACAACTACTTCACGCCGATTCACCTGCAGCCCTTCTACCAGAAAGACCTGGGCTACAAACCGGGCGATTTCCCGCTCACGGAGGCGCTCTCCGCGCGCACCATCGCCCTGCCCTTCCACAACCACCTGAGCGAGGCGGACGTGGATCACGTCGTCCGAGTCTTCCGCGGATTATTGTAG